The following are from one region of the Halarcobacter sp. genome:
- a CDS encoding HAMP domain-containing methyl-accepting chemotaxis protein produces MLNNLSINLKLKINSLLIVIGLLISGLVIYNALNSLSKEYKYSIDIAKQNDTINAIFINGLLYNSSSGVVFQNPNSEKAKKTMTTAISKVEQAANSFEKLNTNLYKKFDKKVTNFLNTAKPLYKKVSEGKVLEKEDMKISLKAWRDLKFTITDIIKILKDDSKKAQESYNKLINEYLTTIVILLIVILLIIFIFNILLSRSIIIPLETLENAMENLSKEGSTQIKIDIKSNDETAQIAKSFNKYIDKIEKDKKEDALVIKDVQNVVSEIKKGNLNHRVTTSTANNTIMKLVDTLNDMLNTLHNIIEHTLDTLIKYQNDDFKAKTSMSLEGDIDKLLKGINSLGKSISYMLVENKTRGLTLNKSSNELLINVDQLSSASNEAAASLEETAAALEEITSNISHNTENVVKMAQNANELKKSSSEGEKLATQTTTAMDSINEQVTAINDAISVIDQIAFQTNILSLNAAVEAATAGEAGKGFAVVAQEVRNLAARSAEAAKEIKDLVESATVKANDGKNIADIMIKGYVGLNKNINTTLELISDVEVASKEQQSGIVQINDAINLLDRQTQQNAAVANETKDIAEQTQDIANEIVKEADEKEFIGKDNISASSHKNNTSSKPVVSQTKISKPIKNEPKKVSESKPSTSNTITPNNNDDNEWESF; encoded by the coding sequence ATGTTAAATAATTTATCAATTAATTTGAAGCTAAAAATCAATAGTTTATTAATTGTTATTGGTCTTTTAATTTCAGGATTAGTAATATACAATGCACTAAACTCTTTATCAAAAGAATATAAATACTCTATAGATATTGCTAAACAAAACGATACAATCAATGCAATTTTTATAAATGGACTTCTATACAACTCTTCATCAGGGGTAGTTTTCCAAAACCCAAACTCTGAAAAAGCAAAAAAAACTATGACAACTGCAATATCAAAAGTTGAACAAGCTGCAAATAGCTTCGAAAAATTAAATACTAATCTATATAAAAAATTTGACAAAAAAGTTACTAACTTTCTTAATACTGCTAAACCTCTTTATAAAAAGGTTAGTGAAGGAAAAGTATTAGAAAAAGAGGATATGAAAATCTCTTTAAAAGCATGGAGAGATTTAAAATTCACAATTACTGATATTATCAAAATACTAAAAGATGACTCTAAGAAAGCACAAGAAAGTTACAATAAATTAATAAATGAATACCTTACAACTATAGTAATTTTGTTGATAGTAATTTTATTAATCATTTTTATTTTTAATATTTTATTATCTAGAAGTATAATTATACCATTAGAGACCCTTGAAAATGCAATGGAAAACTTGTCAAAAGAGGGTTCTACACAAATTAAAATTGATATAAAATCAAATGATGAAACGGCACAAATAGCAAAAAGTTTCAATAAATATATAGATAAAATAGAAAAAGATAAAAAAGAAGATGCTCTTGTTATCAAAGATGTACAAAATGTTGTTAGTGAGATAAAAAAAGGTAATCTTAACCATAGAGTTACAACATCTACAGCAAATAATACAATTATGAAACTAGTAGATACTTTAAATGATATGTTAAATACTCTTCATAATATAATTGAACATACACTAGATACCTTAATAAAATATCAAAATGATGATTTTAAAGCTAAAACCTCTATGTCTTTAGAAGGTGACATTGATAAACTTTTAAAAGGTATAAATAGTCTTGGAAAAAGTATCTCTTATATGTTAGTTGAAAATAAAACTAGAGGATTAACCCTAAATAAAAGTTCAAACGAATTACTAATAAATGTTGATCAATTAAGCAGTGCTTCAAATGAAGCAGCAGCAAGTTTAGAAGAAACAGCCGCAGCATTAGAAGAGATAACCTCAAATATCTCACATAATACAGAGAATGTAGTAAAAATGGCTCAAAATGCAAATGAACTTAAAAAATCATCTTCTGAGGGTGAAAAACTTGCAACTCAAACAACTACTGCAATGGATAGTATAAACGAACAAGTAACTGCTATCAATGATGCTATTTCAGTTATTGACCAAATTGCTTTCCAAACTAATATTCTATCTTTAAATGCAGCTGTTGAAGCTGCTACTGCTGGTGAAGCTGGTAAAGGTTTTGCTGTTGTTGCACAAGAGGTTAGAAACCTAGCTGCTAGATCTGCAGAAGCTGCTAAAGAGATTAAGGATTTAGTTGAAAGTGCTACAGTTAAAGCTAATGATGGTAAAAATATTGCTGATATTATGATTAAAGGTTATGTAGGACTTAACAAAAATATCAACACTACTTTAGAGCTTATCTCTGATGTTGAAGTTGCTAGTAAAGAGCAACAATCTGGTATTGTTCAAATTAATGATGCTATTAATTTATTAGATAGACAAACTCAACAAAATGCTGCTGTTGCAAATGAAACTAAAGATATTGCTGAACAAACTCAGGATATTGCAAATGAGATTGTTAAAGAAGCTGATGAAAAAGAGTTTATTGGTAAAGATAATATCTCTGCTTCTTCTCATAAAAACAATACATCATCTAAGCCTGTTGTTTCTCAAACTAAAATTTCTAAACCTATTAAAAATGAACCTAAAAAGGTATCTGAATCTAAACCTTCTACAAGTAATACTATTACACCTAATAATAATGACGATAACGAGTGGGAAAGCTTCTAG
- a CDS encoding PLP-dependent transferase has product MEKAFFNPIAVGETLPSKNIHAVSVSMPKISDVIGYEEFDEDTLKVIKSGYPRFILHPYLKKLSSFIQKKYQVSDAYEVVLLSSKKAVDLVSDKYYIYNKIDIDEPFGVILVQNGTTQLQKVLSYIQHVGCNLSSRLAEEYLFKEGLIDTLHKEELEEKDVSEKIVKTTLAKAYKQPIENVELTPSGMNAIYSVVRGLHSIQAHNGRDILIQFGWLYLDTMNIVNHHFQRQKVFPDISNLDLLEKYLKDYGLRITAIITEVPTNPLLKCVDIKRLRTLCDKYNIPLVIDSTFATPFNLDLTNYADIFVESLTKFASGNADVLMGAIILNKKHRLSHMNKEFFKHCENVFIKDIQRMAFEIKNYENRVKKISSNTKKLVKYLETCPYVDKVYYCLDEDNKNNYSQTMIDDNSYVGIVSVTFNKPLEETYDKLNFAKGPSLGTEFTLLMLYTYLAHYDLIKTKKGKEFLEKIELPIDLIRISVGTEPIEKIIKEFERIRINNI; this is encoded by the coding sequence ATGGAAAAAGCTTTTTTTAACCCTATTGCAGTAGGTGAAACATTACCATCTAAAAATATCCATGCAGTATCTGTATCTATGCCAAAAATATCTGATGTAATCGGATATGAAGAGTTTGATGAAGATACACTAAAGGTTATAAAAAGCGGTTACCCAAGATTTATATTACATCCATACTTAAAAAAACTTAGCTCTTTTATACAAAAAAAATATCAAGTATCAGATGCTTATGAAGTGGTACTTTTAAGTTCAAAAAAAGCAGTTGATTTAGTAAGTGACAAATACTATATTTATAATAAAATTGACATAGATGAACCTTTTGGGGTTATTCTTGTACAAAATGGAACTACTCAACTTCAAAAAGTATTAAGCTATATTCAACATGTAGGTTGTAACCTTTCTTCAAGATTAGCAGAAGAGTATCTTTTCAAAGAGGGTTTGATAGATACTTTACATAAAGAGGAATTAGAAGAAAAAGATGTGTCTGAAAAGATAGTAAAAACAACTTTAGCAAAAGCATATAAACAACCTATAGAAAATGTAGAATTAACCCCATCAGGTATGAATGCAATCTATTCAGTTGTAAGAGGACTTCACTCGATACAAGCTCATAATGGAAGAGATATTCTAATACAATTTGGTTGGCTTTATTTAGATACAATGAATATAGTAAACCATCACTTCCAAAGACAAAAAGTGTTTCCAGATATCTCAAACCTAGATTTATTAGAAAAGTATTTAAAAGATTATGGGCTTAGAATTACAGCTATAATAACAGAAGTTCCAACAAACCCATTATTAAAATGTGTTGATATAAAAAGATTAAGAACACTTTGTGATAAATATAATATTCCTTTAGTAATAGACTCAACATTTGCTACACCATTTAATTTAGATTTGACTAATTATGCAGATATATTTGTAGAATCTCTTACAAAATTTGCTTCAGGAAATGCAGATGTATTAATGGGTGCAATTATCTTAAATAAAAAACATAGACTCTCACATATGAATAAAGAGTTTTTTAAACACTGTGAAAATGTATTTATAAAAGATATACAAAGAATGGCCTTTGAGATTAAAAATTATGAAAATAGAGTTAAAAAAATATCTTCAAATACAAAAAAATTAGTAAAATACTTAGAAACTTGCCCTTATGTTGATAAAGTATATTATTGTTTAGATGAGGACAATAAAAATAATTACTCTCAAACAATGATTGATGACAACTCTTATGTGGGTATAGTATCTGTAACTTTTAATAAACCTTTAGAAGAAACATATGATAAACTAAATTTTGCAAAAGGGCCTAGTTTAGGTACAGAATTTACACTTCTTATGCTTTATACATATTTGGCTCATTATGATTTAATTAAAACTAAAAAAGGTAAAGAATTTTTAGAAAAGATTGAACTTCCAATTGATTTAATAAGAATTTCAGTAGGAACAGAACCTATTGAAAAAATCATAAAAGAATTTGAAAGAATAAGAATAAATAATATTTAA
- a CDS encoding aminotransferase class V-fold PLP-dependent enzyme, whose product MNNIKIETALSHLTKFAPFEDKAGASHFPIYNTGTFDLKKQDGEKIYDYTRSDNPTRETLENLFTEVEGGAGCVCTHTGIASVALLFETVLKANSHILVEADCYGGTFRLLKVFKEKYNITVHFANFLEFDNVEKILKENPIELVLCESPTNPGLKIIDLEKIATLSHKYNSLFAVDNSLATFISQLPLELGADFSLFSTTKYISGHGAVVAGAIVAKTKELAQQIHYYANAHGRSQNPMDVYLISLGIPTLKVRMKEHQENSIKIANFLEEQNYITKVTHPALKSHPQYDLAKKQMKYIPGVFCADFTSLELAEKFIENTKIFGEKCSFGSPDSRIEIPAKISHASFSKEELEAIGIAEGTVRFSIGLENIDDLIEDIKQAVK is encoded by the coding sequence ATGAATAATATTAAAATAGAGACAGCACTTAGCCATTTAACAAAATTTGCACCTTTTGAAGACAAAGCAGGAGCATCACACTTCCCAATATACAACACTGGAACTTTTGATTTAAAGAAACAAGATGGTGAAAAAATTTATGATTATACAAGAAGTGATAACCCTACAAGAGAGACTTTAGAAAATCTTTTTACTGAAGTTGAAGGTGGAGCTGGTTGTGTTTGTACACATACAGGTATTGCATCGGTTGCTCTACTATTTGAAACAGTATTAAAAGCAAATTCTCATATTTTAGTTGAAGCAGATTGTTATGGTGGAACATTTAGATTATTAAAAGTATTTAAAGAAAAATACAATATAACTGTTCACTTTGCAAACTTCTTAGAGTTTGATAATGTTGAAAAGATACTAAAAGAAAATCCTATTGAATTAGTACTTTGCGAATCTCCTACAAATCCTGGATTAAAAATAATTGATTTAGAAAAAATAGCTACTTTAAGCCATAAATACAATTCACTATTTGCAGTTGATAACTCATTAGCTACCTTTATTAGTCAACTACCACTTGAATTAGGTGCTGATTTCTCTTTATTTTCAACTACAAAATATATTTCAGGTCATGGAGCAGTTGTAGCTGGAGCAATTGTTGCAAAAACTAAAGAGTTGGCACAACAAATACATTATTATGCAAATGCTCATGGAAGAAGTCAAAATCCAATGGATGTGTACCTAATCTCATTAGGGATACCTACACTTAAAGTTAGAATGAAAGAGCATCAAGAAAACTCTATAAAAATTGCAAACTTTTTAGAAGAGCAAAATTATATTACAAAAGTAACCCACCCTGCTTTAAAATCTCACCCACAATATGACTTAGCAAAAAAGCAGATGAAATATATTCCGGGTGTATTTTGTGCTGACTTTACTTCACTTGAATTGGCTGAAAAGTTTATTGAAAATACAAAAATATTTGGTGAAAAATGTTCTTTTGGGAGTCCTGATTCAAGGATTGAAATACCTGCAAAAATCTCCCATGCTTCTTTTTCAAAAGAGGAGCTTGAAGCTATTGGTATAGCTGAAGGTACAGTTAGATTTTCTATTGGTTTAGAAAATATTGATGATTTAATTGAAGATATCAAGCAGGCTGTAAAATAG